The Porphyrobacter sp. HT-58-2 genome has a window encoding:
- a CDS encoding glutaredoxin family protein yields the protein MVMPGHTCPYGLKAKHLLTSRGYQVEDHHLTTREETDAFKAKHDVATTPQTFIDGQRIGGHDDLRRFFNLRVADPNATTYRPVVALFAMTALMAVATGIATDGQAVSISVAEWFIAFSMCVLALLKLQDVEKFATMFLNYDLLAQRWVPYARIYPFAEGLAGVLMVAGVLHWVSIPVALFIGTIGAVSVFKAVYIDQRELKCACVGGSSNVPLGFVSLTENLMMIAMALWMAGEIIVG from the coding sequence ATGGTCATGCCCGGCCACACCTGCCCATATGGCCTGAAGGCCAAGCATCTGCTCACCTCGCGCGGGTATCAGGTGGAGGACCATCACCTGACAACGCGGGAAGAGACCGATGCTTTCAAAGCCAAGCATGATGTAGCTACCACCCCTCAAACCTTCATTGATGGGCAGCGGATCGGTGGCCACGATGACCTCCGCCGCTTTTTCAACCTCAGAGTCGCTGACCCAAATGCCACCACCTATCGCCCGGTTGTTGCACTATTCGCGATGACGGCGTTGATGGCAGTCGCAACCGGAATTGCGACTGACGGCCAAGCGGTCAGCATCAGCGTGGCAGAATGGTTCATCGCCTTCTCGATGTGTGTGCTGGCGCTGCTCAAGCTGCAAGATGTCGAGAAATTTGCGACCATGTTCCTCAATTATGACCTGCTGGCGCAGCGCTGGGTCCCCTATGCGCGCATCTACCCCTTCGCTGAGGGTCTCGCCGGCGTCCTGATGGTGGCAGGTGTGCTACATTGGGTCTCGATCCCGGTGGCCCTGTTCATCGGCACGATCGGCGCGGTTTCTGTGTTCAAGGCGGTCTACATCGACCAGCGCGAGCTCAAGTGCGCATGCGTCGGAGGATCGAGCAACGTACCGCTTGGTTTCGTGTCACTGACTGAGAACCTGATGATGATCGCAATGGCACTTTGGATGGCAGGCGAGATAATCGTAGGATAG
- a CDS encoding tyrosine-type recombinase/integrase, whose translation MGLTPLALVGGTPHDTDRYNNWLEARLAEISPLLVANSVWSDAMMGEVFGHSWLSQTYASMLLQAAVPVLTNEIKAYLTASVLDDRKADAHWFQRRIPVIRYLVEEGADLLQHFSAGCLADIPHPGFARSDDKGTRHSNSHNDVVLERYAAWYGSNYGKRRQSQTRQWIRGDEVVTGEFRSPEVQLFGDIHRFAIINRAQMAPMPERDIILLNDLYSEEDTRFRDRQRRSDTYLNFHCFEPWLRPLMRGFLLDKVAHGELAPGTLVKMPVRLRLFAQFLHIEGIAQPTQVNEATMERYLAWGNARNTAGKNWYTDIVQLLRAAPVLLPGQWPRIALDKRAARRIRYKQAPDDPRNRLYASREGANRAAPSEALAAMAAKLDELPAPIPAIFMIGITTGARAEDLHALLFDCLRPDPHDKRFMLFTFWQNKVSRWNTKPLLATDPAHRAMIELIEAQQNGVRQRYGRTTKYLFPAFHGKRESFLSYNWTLQELRMLCLRHGIVDGEGKPFDFSWHPLRHHRGTQMAAEGHDILSIMFELGHASPDMASMYVNKRLEIKKNALLRKGGGQFFTIAGKVDEAVGDLLLRKETMLATRVCGGACTLPGQLGEWCEHAHACLTCRFFRADGDDLEHFRCERAGLYAAIEGLEQEAQNYEEGGQARMADITRKRLQRNKDAVHNTDTIIRSIEEHGLYKGEKQRYRPAAAREEATS comes from the coding sequence ATGGGCCTGACGCCGCTGGCACTTGTCGGCGGCACGCCGCACGATACCGATCGCTACAACAATTGGCTCGAGGCGCGCCTCGCGGAGATATCTCCCCTTCTCGTCGCCAATTCCGTTTGGTCGGACGCCATGATGGGTGAGGTGTTCGGGCATTCTTGGTTGAGCCAGACATACGCAAGCATGCTGCTTCAAGCCGCGGTTCCGGTACTCACCAACGAGATAAAAGCTTACCTGACGGCGTCTGTCCTCGACGATCGTAAGGCGGATGCTCACTGGTTCCAGCGCCGGATCCCCGTGATCCGCTATCTGGTTGAGGAAGGAGCAGATCTGCTTCAGCATTTTAGCGCGGGTTGTCTCGCCGACATCCCTCACCCTGGCTTTGCGCGATCAGATGACAAGGGCACGCGCCATTCGAACTCCCATAACGATGTAGTCCTGGAGCGATACGCCGCCTGGTATGGTTCGAACTATGGAAAGCGCAGGCAAAGCCAGACCCGCCAGTGGATCCGGGGCGACGAAGTCGTCACCGGCGAGTTCCGATCACCGGAAGTACAGCTGTTCGGCGATATCCATCGCTTCGCGATCATCAACCGTGCGCAGATGGCGCCGATGCCGGAACGCGACATCATCCTGCTCAACGATCTTTACAGCGAAGAGGACACCCGCTTCCGCGACAGGCAGCGCCGAAGCGACACATATCTGAACTTCCACTGCTTTGAGCCTTGGCTCCGCCCTTTGATGCGCGGCTTCCTTCTGGACAAGGTCGCGCACGGCGAACTTGCGCCGGGGACCCTTGTAAAAATGCCAGTCCGCTTGCGGCTCTTCGCGCAGTTCCTGCACATCGAGGGCATTGCCCAGCCCACGCAGGTTAATGAAGCGACGATGGAGCGTTACCTCGCATGGGGAAATGCACGCAATACCGCCGGCAAGAACTGGTACACCGACATCGTCCAACTCCTGCGCGCGGCGCCAGTCCTGCTACCCGGGCAATGGCCTCGGATCGCCCTCGACAAGCGTGCGGCACGGCGGATCCGCTACAAGCAGGCCCCGGATGACCCGCGCAACCGGCTTTACGCGTCGCGCGAGGGCGCCAATCGGGCGGCGCCCTCAGAAGCACTGGCCGCGATGGCAGCAAAGCTCGACGAACTGCCAGCGCCCATCCCCGCGATCTTTATGATCGGCATCACCACCGGTGCGCGGGCAGAAGACCTGCATGCCCTGCTCTTCGACTGCCTGCGGCCCGATCCGCACGACAAGCGCTTCATGCTGTTCACGTTCTGGCAGAACAAGGTCAGTCGCTGGAACACTAAGCCTTTACTGGCGACCGATCCCGCGCACCGGGCCATGATAGAGTTGATCGAAGCTCAGCAGAATGGCGTCCGGCAGCGCTATGGTCGGACCACAAAATACCTATTTCCCGCCTTCCACGGCAAACGGGAATCGTTCCTCAGCTACAACTGGACCCTACAGGAACTGAGGATGCTGTGCCTCAGGCACGGGATCGTCGATGGGGAAGGCAAGCCGTTCGACTTCTCCTGGCATCCGCTGCGCCACCATCGCGGGACGCAGATGGCGGCCGAAGGCCACGACATCTTGAGCATCATGTTCGAGCTCGGCCATGCTTCACCCGATATGGCGTCGATGTACGTCAACAAGCGCCTGGAAATCAAAAAGAACGCCTTGCTCCGCAAAGGCGGCGGCCAGTTCTTCACGATCGCGGGCAAGGTGGATGAGGCCGTCGGCGATCTTCTGCTGCGCAAGGAAACCATGCTGGCCACCCGCGTCTGCGGCGGGGCCTGTACGCTTCCTGGCCAGCTTGGTGAATGGTGCGAGCACGCCCACGCCTGCCTGACCTGCCGATTCTTCCGTGCAGATGGCGATGACCTCGAGCACTTCCGCTGCGAGCGGGCCGGGCTATACGCCGCGATCGAAGGTCTTGAGCAGGAAGCGCAGAACTACGAGGAAGGCGGACAGGCCCGCATGGCTGACATCACGCGCAAGCGCCTGCAACGCAACAAGGATGCGGTCCACAACACCGACACCATCATCCGTTCCATCGAGGAGCACGGCCTCTACAAGGGTGAAAAGCAACGCTACAGGCCGGCCGCTGCTCGGGAGGAAGCAACGTCATGA
- a CDS encoding thiamine pyrophosphate-dependent dehydrogenase E1 component subunit alpha — protein sequence MAQIDRDKLLDIYTRTMKVNRTDEKFRELLMGGKVAVMYYCVRGQELVSAAAMAALEQDDYVVCTYRGQGEQTAKGIPMEKWWGECLGKATGTCKGKGGTMHITDPETGIMVTTGVVGSGLPIANGLAMASQNNGDGRVTLVSFGDGAANIGGFHEAMNMAQLYKLPVVFLCQNNRYGEHTAYADHTDSPNIASRAAGYGMPGVTVDGNDVHQIYPAVKEAVDRARRGEGPTLVEAMCYRMMGHFFGSDFSYMPPEHIAEMKAEDPLPKLRKVMLEHQFTEEELDAIVADIDAQINAAVEHALAAPLPDTDEIYKDVLEETA from the coding sequence ATGGCGCAAATCGACCGCGATAAGCTGCTCGACATCTACACCCGCACGATGAAGGTGAACCGCACCGACGAGAAGTTCCGCGAACTGCTGATGGGCGGCAAGGTGGCGGTGATGTATTACTGCGTGCGCGGGCAGGAGCTGGTCTCGGCGGCGGCGATGGCGGCGCTGGAACAGGACGATTACGTCGTCTGCACCTATCGCGGGCAGGGCGAGCAGACCGCCAAGGGCATCCCGATGGAAAAGTGGTGGGGCGAATGCCTCGGCAAGGCGACCGGCACCTGCAAGGGCAAGGGTGGCACCATGCACATCACCGATCCGGAAACCGGCATCATGGTGACGACCGGCGTGGTCGGATCGGGCCTCCCCATCGCCAACGGCCTTGCCATGGCGAGCCAGAACAACGGCGACGGGCGCGTGACGCTGGTGAGCTTTGGTGACGGGGCGGCCAATATCGGCGGCTTCCACGAAGCGATGAACATGGCCCAGCTCTACAAGCTGCCGGTCGTGTTCCTGTGCCAGAACAACCGCTACGGCGAACACACGGCTTACGCCGATCACACCGACAGCCCCAATATCGCCAGCCGTGCGGCAGGCTACGGGATGCCGGGGGTGACGGTGGACGGGAATGATGTCCACCAGATCTACCCCGCGGTGAAGGAAGCGGTCGACCGGGCGCGGCGCGGCGAAGGCCCGACGCTGGTCGAAGCCATGTGCTACCGTATGATGGGCCACTTCTTCGGCAGCGACTTCAGCTACATGCCGCCCGAGCACATCGCCGAGATGAAGGCCGAAGACCCGCTGCCCAAGCTGCGCAAGGTGATGCTGGAGCACCAGTTCACCGAGGAGGAACTGGACGCCATCGTTGCCGATATCGACGCGCAGATCAATGCTGCGGTCGAACATGCTCTGGCCGCGCCGCTGCCGGATACCGATGAAATCTACAAGGACGTGCTGGAGGAGACCGCCTGA
- a CDS encoding tyrosine-type recombinase/integrase, with amino-acid sequence MSTSFATTPWQAARIEMPGGRRSWTVLDDDGDVVECLRRWIVHLEQTHASPNTIRAYVRHVVDFANFLGANGAEIHEATVALYDGFLAWRLAHRKHALPSPRLILLRQLETRVLAPSTRNQIQLSIKSFYRFYNGTDDFAVDTAEVTKAYDGHQIYKPFLEHISQRRTTRRKDRYLSGDPGRVQQQVLKRRLTPSEVLRLIDACGLARDAFLIVLLYNTGLRIGEALGLRHVDIDLAEKVVWVVPREDNANGARAKSGRTRGVPVHDYVLNMYVDYLTSDEYLPAFESGAEYVFANVKGGVIGHAMSLSYSQKLACLLEQRTHIDFSWHMFRHSHASEAIAAGYSLLEVADRLGHASPQTTAAFYQHLFASEIRKLYLKGPDEVHERLEKLREAELLGKDLRWA; translated from the coding sequence GTGTCCACTTCGTTCGCCACGACGCCCTGGCAGGCTGCGCGCATCGAAATGCCCGGCGGTCGCCGGTCGTGGACGGTATTGGATGATGATGGCGACGTCGTCGAGTGCCTTCGTCGCTGGATCGTCCATCTCGAGCAGACCCATGCGTCGCCGAACACGATCCGCGCTTATGTTCGCCATGTCGTCGACTTCGCGAACTTCCTTGGTGCCAATGGCGCCGAAATCCATGAAGCCACGGTCGCGCTGTACGATGGCTTCCTTGCATGGCGGCTTGCCCACCGAAAGCATGCACTGCCAAGCCCTCGGCTGATCCTGCTGCGGCAGCTGGAAACGCGGGTTCTGGCGCCATCGACGCGCAACCAGATCCAGCTGTCGATCAAATCGTTCTATCGCTTCTATAACGGCACCGACGACTTCGCGGTCGATACGGCCGAGGTCACGAAAGCCTATGACGGACACCAAATCTACAAGCCGTTCCTCGAGCATATCAGCCAGCGTCGCACGACGCGGCGCAAGGACCGCTATCTGTCGGGCGATCCCGGCCGGGTTCAGCAGCAGGTGCTCAAAAGGCGGCTGACACCTAGCGAGGTCCTGCGACTGATCGATGCGTGCGGGCTTGCGCGCGACGCGTTCCTGATCGTGCTGCTCTACAATACCGGTCTCAGAATCGGCGAAGCGCTGGGCCTGCGGCATGTCGACATCGATCTTGCCGAAAAGGTTGTCTGGGTCGTTCCGCGCGAAGACAATGCCAACGGCGCCCGTGCGAAATCCGGGCGGACACGCGGCGTGCCAGTCCACGACTACGTGCTCAACATGTACGTCGATTACCTCACCAGCGACGAATATCTGCCGGCCTTCGAATCCGGTGCCGAGTACGTCTTCGCCAATGTGAAAGGCGGCGTCATCGGGCACGCCATGAGCCTTTCCTACTCACAGAAGCTCGCGTGCTTGCTGGAGCAGCGCACCCATATCGACTTCAGCTGGCACATGTTCCGCCACAGCCATGCATCTGAGGCGATCGCAGCGGGATACAGCCTGCTCGAAGTGGCCGACCGGCTCGGGCATGCGAGCCCGCAAACAACGGCAGCGTTCTACCAGCACCTGTTCGCCTCAGAAATCCGCAAGCTTTACCTCAAGGGGCCCGACGAGGTGCATGAAAGACTTGAGAAACTTCGCGAAGCTGAGCTGCTCGGAAAGGATCTGCGATGGGCCTGA
- a CDS encoding MerR family transcriptional regulator has protein sequence MKIGEFARAGGVNVETIRYYQRRGLLIEPPRGQGPRRYGIDDLDRLRSIRAAQMAGFTLDEISTLLDLETSDRSAAQALANSRIAALDEKIATLQTMRGALVRLAEACAAEDTGPCPIIAAFNPTATA, from the coding sequence ATGAAAATCGGCGAATTCGCTCGTGCGGGCGGCGTAAACGTTGAAACGATCCGCTACTACCAGCGGCGTGGGCTCCTGATCGAGCCACCGCGCGGACAAGGGCCGCGGCGTTACGGGATCGATGACCTTGATCGCTTGCGGTCAATTCGCGCGGCGCAGATGGCCGGCTTCACCCTTGATGAGATTTCCACCCTGTTGGATCTCGAAACGTCTGATCGATCGGCAGCCCAGGCGCTCGCCAACAGTCGGATCGCGGCGCTCGATGAAAAAATTGCGACGTTGCAAACCATGCGCGGAGCCTTGGTCCGCCTGGCAGAGGCCTGTGCCGCCGAGGACACCGGGCCATGTCCGATCATCGCCGCCTTCAATCCGACCGCCACGGCCTGA
- a CDS encoding DeoR family transcriptional regulator, translating to MAGEATRYISSFIIELLSDFTCFATAKLDLDPTDLAIICLVAAESTREIRKDPYVARQFGGEKQVFPDIERPPVSVKFIHTRLGLSRETTRRRVAELVGRGLLKRGKGGVYFPAQTGDDDYTLEIRNYLVRKFDALIAVRDSLPG from the coding sequence ATGGCAGGCGAGGCCACACGTTACATCTCCTCCTTCATCATCGAACTGCTCAGCGATTTCACCTGCTTTGCGACCGCCAAGCTCGATCTCGACCCAACCGACCTTGCGATCATCTGCCTGGTTGCCGCCGAATCCACCCGGGAGATCAGAAAGGATCCCTATGTCGCCCGTCAGTTCGGGGGCGAGAAGCAGGTGTTCCCGGATATCGAGCGCCCCCCGGTCAGCGTCAAGTTCATCCACACCCGCCTTGGCCTGAGCCGTGAAACCACGCGCCGCCGGGTGGCCGAGCTGGTCGGTCGGGGCTTGCTCAAGCGCGGCAAGGGCGGCGTCTATTTCCCCGCCCAGACCGGCGACGACGACTACACCCTGGAAATACGCAACTATCTCGTCCGCAAGTTCGATGCGCTGATTGCCGTCCGGGATAGCCTGCCCGGTTGA
- a CDS encoding SDR family NAD(P)-dependent oxidoreductase: MDLGLKGKKVIMNGGAHGLGLQSLKLFAAEGADVAFFSRKEDKIEAAKAEIDAAGPGKVFAEVFDMASGTEAYQAWLEKAVAELGGCDIFVHTASASGTGGAGDWQACLDMDLKGAAFAVETLTPYLEASGTGSIVMLSSTAALETFIAPNPFNAIKAALITYASQLSQALAPKGIRVNTVSPGAIYYKGGNWEVIEEHMKPLFDATLAKMPTGRFGEPVEVAKAIVFVASPAVPYMTGANLVVDGGFTQRVQF; encoded by the coding sequence ATGGATCTGGGATTGAAGGGCAAGAAAGTCATCATGAACGGCGGGGCGCATGGCCTTGGCCTCCAATCGCTGAAGCTCTTCGCCGCCGAGGGCGCGGATGTCGCCTTCTTCTCCCGCAAGGAAGACAAGATCGAAGCCGCCAAGGCCGAGATCGATGCCGCAGGTCCCGGCAAGGTCTTTGCCGAAGTCTTCGACATGGCGAGCGGCACTGAAGCCTATCAGGCGTGGCTGGAAAAGGCCGTCGCGGAACTCGGCGGATGCGATATCTTCGTCCACACTGCCAGCGCGTCCGGCACCGGCGGGGCGGGGGACTGGCAGGCGTGCCTCGACATGGACCTGAAAGGCGCGGCTTTTGCGGTCGAGACGCTGACGCCCTATCTCGAAGCCTCAGGCACCGGATCGATCGTGATGCTGTCCTCCACCGCCGCGCTCGAAACCTTCATCGCCCCCAACCCCTTCAACGCGATCAAGGCGGCGCTGATCACCTATGCCTCGCAGCTTTCGCAGGCCTTGGCGCCCAAGGGCATCCGGGTGAACACCGTCAGCCCCGGCGCGATCTATTACAAGGGCGGCAACTGGGAAGTGATCGAGGAGCACATGAAGCCGCTGTTCGACGCGACCCTCGCCAAGATGCCCACGGGCCGCTTCGGCGAGCCGGTCGAGGTCGCCAAGGCAATCGTCTTCGTGGCGAGCCCGGCGGTGCCTTACATGACCGGCGCGAATCTGGTGGTGGATGGCGGGTTCACCCAGCGCGTCCAATTTTAA
- a CDS encoding CopD family protein produces the protein MIDGFFEPALRVAQYALLLGLFGWSAFWLLGLRSVGWLKADRAPSFAVVAALAAPMVSAALMLTSIAAMMGVPVAQLDQPMIKAMITGTDMGYAFIVRTGLLVAGLAAVLALRSQRAALVFAAGCYGSALVTLGWSGHAAATEGEWGLFHRLNNGIHLVSAGLWLGAIGWFVALTFRSYKNPDETQAHAVLKAMRAFAPMGISLVALVAVTGTINAHLIFGLPNVAATLAAPYGVLLAIKVTLVAAMVALGAHHARVSRDASRGMGQAVTSPAHRLAALRRTLLAELALGLLVTGVVAVFGTMSPPMM, from the coding sequence GTGATCGATGGTTTCTTCGAACCAGCCTTGCGGGTTGCGCAATATGCGCTGCTGCTGGGCCTTTTCGGGTGGTCGGCTTTCTGGTTGCTTGGCCTGCGAAGCGTCGGCTGGCTGAAGGCTGACCGAGCGCCAAGCTTTGCCGTTGTGGCGGCACTTGCTGCGCCGATGGTTTCGGCGGCGCTCATGCTGACGTCGATCGCTGCGATGATGGGTGTGCCGGTCGCCCAGCTCGACCAGCCCATGATCAAAGCCATGATCACGGGCACCGACATGGGGTATGCCTTCATTGTACGAACAGGGCTGCTCGTTGCAGGCCTGGCCGCTGTTCTTGCGCTCAGAAGCCAACGGGCAGCGCTGGTCTTTGCGGCGGGCTGCTATGGTAGCGCACTTGTGACCCTAGGTTGGAGTGGTCATGCCGCTGCAACCGAAGGGGAATGGGGGCTATTCCATCGCCTCAATAACGGCATCCACCTGGTCAGCGCGGGCCTGTGGCTTGGAGCCATCGGTTGGTTCGTTGCTCTGACATTCCGAAGCTACAAGAATCCTGACGAAACACAGGCGCATGCGGTGCTGAAGGCTATGCGCGCTTTTGCACCGATGGGGATCTCACTGGTTGCGCTTGTTGCGGTTACCGGGACAATCAACGCTCACCTGATCTTCGGTTTACCAAACGTTGCGGCGACCCTTGCCGCACCGTACGGCGTGCTGCTGGCGATCAAAGTGACCCTCGTGGCAGCAATGGTCGCGTTAGGAGCACATCATGCACGCGTGAGCAGGGATGCTTCACGAGGGATGGGTCAAGCAGTCACCAGTCCCGCCCACCGCCTTGCTGCTTTGCGGCGGACTCTTCTTGCCGAACTGGCATTGGGGCTTTTGGTGACTGGAGTGGTTGCGGTCTTCGGAACGATGTCGCCGCCAATGATGTGA
- a CDS encoding tyrosine-type recombinase/integrase, translating into MARDLSRVKERDGLKAQREPYWQRLRAGCFIGFRPSKKSGAGTWIARVYDEDVRKYRMKALGDFGAVAPNERFALAKKEAEAFADLVEAGGEVRREIETVKDACEDYLTEKPGKIAEGVFRRHIYDDPLAGVRLDKLRRHHLKAWRKRLEDAPAIVSRPKDGQARTRKRSASTVNRDMAVLRAALGRLLAPGAPRSEAAWQEALRAVKDADGRRDLYLDRTQRRKLLDNIDDEAKPFVRALCLLPLRPGAMAALTVRDFDKRTSELTIAKDKNGKPRRIQIPPEAARLFSAQAKGKLPAAPLFMRSNGKPWDRNSWKLPISAAVKVAGLPAGTSAYTLRHSGITDLIRLGLPILTTAQISGTSVAMIEKHYGHLGEKSAVKALGGLTL; encoded by the coding sequence GTGGCACGCGATCTTAGCAGAGTGAAGGAACGTGACGGTCTGAAGGCCCAGCGGGAGCCCTACTGGCAACGGCTGCGCGCAGGATGCTTCATCGGTTTCCGGCCATCCAAAAAGAGCGGCGCTGGCACTTGGATTGCCCGCGTGTACGATGAGGACGTCCGTAAGTACCGCATGAAGGCGCTCGGCGACTTCGGCGCGGTGGCCCCAAATGAGCGTTTTGCACTGGCGAAGAAAGAGGCCGAAGCCTTCGCCGATCTGGTCGAGGCAGGCGGAGAGGTGCGCCGCGAAATCGAGACGGTCAAAGACGCGTGCGAGGATTACCTCACCGAGAAGCCCGGCAAGATCGCCGAAGGCGTTTTTCGGCGGCACATCTATGATGATCCCCTCGCCGGGGTGCGGCTCGACAAGCTGCGGAGGCACCACCTCAAGGCATGGCGGAAGCGCCTCGAAGATGCCCCAGCGATTGTGTCCCGCCCGAAAGATGGTCAGGCGCGCACCCGCAAGCGCTCTGCATCGACCGTGAATCGGGATATGGCGGTATTGCGAGCGGCGCTAGGCCGATTGCTCGCACCGGGCGCGCCGCGCAGCGAAGCCGCATGGCAAGAAGCACTGCGCGCTGTGAAGGATGCTGATGGTCGGCGAGATTTGTATCTCGACCGGACGCAGCGCCGAAAGCTGCTCGATAACATAGACGACGAGGCCAAGCCCTTTGTGCGAGCTCTCTGCCTCTTGCCATTGCGCCCCGGAGCCATGGCCGCGTTGACGGTGCGGGACTTTGACAAGCGTACTTCGGAACTGACAATCGCGAAAGACAAGAACGGGAAACCCCGACGCATTCAGATCCCGCCAGAGGCAGCGCGGCTATTCAGCGCGCAGGCGAAAGGGAAGCTGCCAGCCGCCCCCCTATTTATGCGGTCGAACGGGAAGCCATGGGATCGGAATAGTTGGAAACTTCCCATATCGGCGGCCGTCAAAGTTGCAGGCCTCCCGGCTGGTACGTCGGCCTACACGCTGCGGCATTCGGGCATTACCGACCTTATCCGGCTTGGCCTCCCCATCCTGACAACCGCACAGATAAGTGGGACAAGCGTGGCGATGATTGAAAAGCACTATGGCCATTTGGGGGAAAAGTCCGCGGTTAAGGCGTTGGGAGGGCTAACGCTGTGA
- the copC gene encoding copper homeostasis periplasmic binding protein CopC, whose amino-acid sequence MKIASYFAALAIAASPLALPAAALAHTKVVASTPAEGATVASARTVSLTFSEALLPPTAAASIVMTAMPGMANHGEMAIRNFTTAWSNGNKTMTLNLAKPLPKGTYEVRWQAAGADGHRMKGTVTFTIG is encoded by the coding sequence ATGAAGATCGCATCATACTTTGCTGCCTTGGCGATTGCGGCATCCCCGCTCGCTTTGCCCGCTGCCGCGCTGGCCCATACCAAGGTGGTCGCGTCGACCCCGGCTGAGGGTGCGACTGTCGCGAGCGCGCGCACCGTTTCATTGACCTTCAGCGAAGCCCTGCTGCCGCCCACCGCAGCAGCCAGCATCGTCATGACCGCAATGCCGGGCATGGCAAACCACGGCGAGATGGCGATCCGCAACTTCACGACCGCATGGTCGAACGGCAACAAGACCATGACGCTCAATTTGGCAAAGCCGCTGCCCAAAGGCACCTACGAGGTTCGCTGGCAGGCGGCCGGGGCTGACGGCCACCGGATGAAGGGCACCGTCACGTTCACCATCGGCTGA
- a CDS encoding DUF6262 family protein: MTLGPDLRIATLNDARSRRSAEKRAAVEDAIMRLRETRQAVTFVSVAREAKVSRQYLYNNFADEIGEERAETRAETQVIDGKKVPLRTPEEHRHIEAALRNKIERLETEIRDARAERAKADRTAERERGKAEHWRQLYTAVLARVSGEQGPEKLPSPED, encoded by the coding sequence ATGACCTTGGGACCGGATCTGCGGATCGCAACACTCAACGACGCCCGCAGCCGTCGTAGCGCTGAAAAGCGCGCCGCGGTCGAGGACGCAATCATGCGTTTACGCGAAACCAGGCAGGCCGTGACGTTCGTCTCAGTGGCCCGTGAGGCGAAGGTCAGTCGCCAGTACCTCTACAACAACTTCGCCGATGAGATCGGCGAGGAACGCGCCGAAACCCGTGCGGAAACCCAGGTAATCGACGGCAAGAAGGTCCCGCTGCGAACGCCCGAGGAACACCGCCACATCGAAGCGGCACTCCGCAACAAGATCGAGCGACTTGAAACCGAGATCCGGGATGCGCGTGCCGAAAGGGCCAAGGCGGACCGAACAGCGGAACGTGAGCGCGGAAAGGCTGAGCACTGGCGTCAGCTTTACACGGCTGTCTTGGCGCGCGTGTCAGGTGAGCAAGGCCCCGAGAAGCTCCCCTCCCCTGAAGACTGA